Proteins from a genomic interval of Granulicella sp. L56:
- a CDS encoding glycoside hydrolase family 2 TIM barrel-domain containing protein has product MQRTHRLMVLTALATLALSTASMRAAQPRSPRQQLNADANWKFLLGDPAGAEAPSFADANWRSVTLPHDWSIEQAPNEKNLTGSGGGYFPAGIGWYRRTFTAPASWKGKEVSVEFDGVASNATIYLNGKKLGIHPYEYTSFRFDLTHDLDFSKANVLAVRVDDSEQPSSRWYSGSGIYRHVRVVVTEPLHVAPWGVFVGTPEATDASASVLVQTRLQNDSASAGSATVRTTLLSAAGQPVAKEESQVQVGAGSHEEATQKIALASPALWSPATPTLYRAVTELVLAGKVVDRVETSFGVRSLSWSVDKGLLLNGRSIKLVGGSVHHDDNVLGAASFDRAEERKVELLKAAGFNAVRTAHNPPSPAFLDACDRLGLLVLDEPFDVWTKSKVKYDYARFFNDWWQRDIDSMVLRDRNHPSIIMWGIGNEIPEAWTPKGGPIAKELADRVRSLDATRPLTEAFPGATYTPSTDAVMSHLDIGGYNYNLKQNQAKDHERVPSRIMVTTESLSSAAFDNWKLTQEHPYILGEFVWTAMDYLGESGIGSWSYVTPEEAGQVDKVAAMMGQMMANMGADGKDPFEAMAKPKDAKPDPMMKLMFPGFPWHAADSGDIDLTGYRKPQSYYRDILWNGGDRVFATVRLPEPEGKKIVAIGWAVYPTLPSWTWPGQDGKEMQVEVYAGTEKVRLYLNDKLVGEKPTGVEQERRALFTVPYAPGTLKAVGVNGDREVTTDVLQTVGDPVKVRLTADRKVLHADGEDLSYVTVEALDAQGRLQPNAASEAAFTISGPGTILAVGNGDGTSTEAYQGNHRALFHGRALVVVRTSRTAGEIRLGASAGGMTSDEIGIRAEPGSLGTELR; this is encoded by the coding sequence ATGCAAAGAACACACCGTCTGATGGTCCTGACCGCTCTCGCCACATTAGCGCTGTCGACAGCTTCGATGAGGGCCGCACAGCCGCGGTCGCCGCGGCAACAGCTCAACGCAGATGCGAACTGGAAGTTTTTGCTGGGCGATCCTGCTGGTGCCGAAGCGCCGTCTTTTGCGGATGCTAACTGGCGCTCCGTCACCCTGCCGCACGATTGGAGCATCGAACAGGCTCCGAACGAGAAGAACCTGACCGGCTCGGGCGGTGGATACTTTCCTGCCGGTATCGGCTGGTACCGAAGGACCTTCACCGCGCCTGCCAGTTGGAAAGGGAAAGAGGTGAGTGTCGAGTTCGATGGCGTTGCGTCGAATGCGACCATCTACCTGAACGGCAAGAAGCTTGGGATTCATCCTTATGAGTACACCAGCTTTCGGTTCGATCTGACGCACGACCTCGACTTCTCGAAGGCCAATGTTCTTGCCGTGCGGGTCGATGATTCTGAGCAGCCAAGCAGCCGCTGGTATAGCGGTTCGGGAATCTACCGGCATGTCCGCGTTGTGGTTACCGAGCCGCTTCATGTTGCGCCGTGGGGAGTCTTTGTCGGCACCCCTGAAGCCACCGACGCGAGTGCAAGCGTTCTTGTCCAGACCCGTTTGCAAAACGATTCTGCAAGTGCAGGCAGCGCGACGGTGAGGACGACGCTGCTCTCGGCAGCAGGACAGCCGGTTGCGAAAGAGGAGTCGCAGGTGCAGGTGGGCGCGGGATCGCATGAAGAGGCGACACAGAAGATTGCACTGGCAAGCCCTGCGCTGTGGTCTCCGGCAACGCCGACGCTCTATCGCGCTGTTACCGAACTGGTGCTGGCGGGCAAGGTGGTTGACCGGGTCGAGACCAGCTTTGGCGTGCGATCGCTTTCATGGTCGGTCGATAAGGGGCTTTTGCTGAACGGTCGATCCATCAAACTGGTGGGTGGAAGCGTTCATCATGACGACAATGTTCTTGGAGCTGCCTCGTTTGACCGCGCTGAAGAACGCAAGGTCGAGCTTCTGAAGGCTGCGGGCTTCAATGCGGTGCGCACAGCGCACAATCCGCCGTCGCCTGCTTTTCTCGATGCGTGCGATCGGCTGGGGCTGCTGGTGCTGGATGAGCCGTTCGATGTCTGGACGAAGAGCAAGGTGAAGTACGACTATGCACGCTTCTTCAACGACTGGTGGCAGCGGGACATCGACTCGATGGTGCTGCGCGACCGCAATCATCCGTCGATCATTATGTGGGGCATCGGCAACGAGATTCCCGAGGCGTGGACGCCGAAGGGCGGTCCCATTGCCAAAGAGCTTGCTGACCGGGTTCGTTCGCTCGATGCGACCCGGCCTTTGACGGAGGCGTTTCCTGGCGCGACTTATACCCCGAGTACAGACGCGGTGATGTCTCATCTCGACATCGGCGGCTACAACTACAACCTGAAGCAGAACCAGGCCAAGGACCATGAGCGGGTTCCGAGCCGAATCATGGTGACGACTGAATCCTTGTCGTCGGCTGCGTTCGATAACTGGAAGCTGACGCAGGAGCATCCCTACATCCTCGGGGAATTTGTCTGGACGGCAATGGACTATCTCGGGGAGTCGGGAATTGGAAGCTGGTCGTACGTGACGCCGGAAGAAGCGGGGCAGGTAGACAAGGTTGCCGCGATGATGGGCCAGATGATGGCCAACATGGGAGCGGATGGAAAAGATCCCTTCGAAGCGATGGCGAAGCCGAAGGATGCAAAGCCAGATCCGATGATGAAGTTGATGTTTCCCGGCTTTCCGTGGCATGCGGCGGATTCGGGAGACATCGATCTGACCGGCTATCGGAAGCCACAGTCCTACTATCGGGATATCTTGTGGAACGGCGGAGACAGAGTGTTTGCTACTGTGCGGCTGCCGGAGCCGGAGGGCAAGAAGATCGTTGCGATTGGTTGGGCGGTCTATCCGACGCTGCCGAGTTGGACGTGGCCCGGGCAGGATGGAAAAGAGATGCAGGTGGAGGTCTATGCCGGTACGGAGAAGGTGCGCCTGTATCTCAACGACAAGCTCGTAGGGGAGAAGCCGACGGGTGTGGAGCAGGAGCGCAGGGCTCTGTTCACCGTTCCTTATGCGCCGGGCACGCTCAAGGCGGTCGGCGTGAATGGCGATCGTGAGGTGACGACGGATGTGCTGCAGACTGTGGGCGATCCTGTAAAGGTTCGCCTCACGGCAGATCGCAAGGTGCTGCACGCGGATGGCGAGGACCTCTCCTATGTGACGGTGGAGGCGCTCGATGCGCAGGGGAGACTGCAACCCAACGCAGCCAGTGAGGCCGCGTTCACAATAAGCGGTCCCGGCACGATTCTTGCCGTGGGCAATGGAGACGGAACAAGTACGGAGGCGTATCAGGGGAACCACCGCGCACTCTTTCATGGACGCGCGCTGGTCGTTGTGCGGACGTCCAGAACGGCCGGGGAGATTCGGCTGGGAGCCAGCGCGGGGGGTATGACTTCGGATGAGATCGGCATTCGCGCTGAGCCGGGAAGCCTGGGGACGGAGCTGCGATAG
- a CDS encoding TetR/AcrR family transcriptional regulator, translated as MTAASPTAPKAPYRAHRERQRRRILVAAQELFDVRGIDRVPLADIISAAGIRASTLYEYFSNKDEIVWALVEEAMGQASGEIQASTAGTAGSALAKITALLQAFGDELAEHPGRVRFMAQFDAMYALDWPVERLLAVEERIFPDRFGAFAALIRDGIADGSLRSDVDPDLTMHSIVNAVIGTQRRLASLGSRVEKEYGQPIDLLFRETVRILLLGLRAT; from the coding sequence ATGACTGCTGCATCTCCAACCGCACCTAAGGCCCCTTACCGCGCTCACCGCGAAAGGCAACGACGACGCATCCTGGTTGCGGCGCAGGAGCTCTTCGATGTGCGGGGCATTGACCGCGTTCCGCTGGCGGACATTATCTCTGCGGCAGGGATTCGGGCTTCGACGCTGTATGAGTATTTCTCGAACAAGGATGAGATCGTCTGGGCCCTGGTCGAAGAGGCGATGGGGCAAGCGTCGGGTGAGATTCAGGCGTCCACCGCAGGCACTGCGGGGTCTGCGCTGGCAAAGATCACTGCTTTGTTGCAGGCCTTCGGAGACGAATTGGCGGAGCATCCTGGGCGGGTGCGCTTTATGGCGCAGTTCGACGCGATGTACGCGCTCGACTGGCCGGTGGAGCGCCTGCTGGCGGTGGAAGAGCGGATATTTCCAGACCGCTTTGGGGCGTTTGCCGCTTTGATTCGGGACGGGATTGCGGATGGGTCGCTGCGCTCTGATGTGGATCCGGACCTTACGATGCACTCGATCGTGAATGCTGTCATCGGAACGCAGCGACGGCTGGCGTCCCTGGGAAGCCGGGTGGAGAAAGAGTACGGCCAGCCAATCGATCTTCTCTTCCGCGAGACGGTGCGCATCCTCTTGCTTGGCTTGCGCGCCACCTAG
- a CDS encoding DUF6519 domain-containing protein: MSFDTSRFTFDPFKNYTGVVMEQGRVQLDSDWNDWLAQLLRRIQAGTLDMLGHAAYPATTPYAFLINLDGTGNLTIGPGRMYIDGLLAENHGDPAAATWDPALAELSGSPQPAPSAETGAISFTSQPWLPGVTLPAGGGTFLAYLDVWTRAVTYLEDSNLIDPAVGIDTTGRLQTVWQVKLAAMNAGVTCATAGSPWPADSSGLLTTAPIANTPSGPCCLTTNTGYTGMENQNYRVEVHIGGPVGTATFKWSRDNASVETGVTGILGVTNSVGVAASQLTVLSMGRDQVLGFAPGNWIEVIDDDLELAGLPGELHLIDTIDFAAKTITLDSNVSAASFPVDGSNQTTPSRHTRIRRWDQSGKVFASDGTTLITDLGAAGSTGAIPIPAAGAAVILENGVTVSFSLSSSTGSFNTGDFWTFAARTADGSIEQLNNAPPRGIHHHYTGLSVVNFATGTATDCRNPFEPCEGGGCGCCTVTVGDGVESFGQYTSINDAIKALPDAGGEVCILPGRYYEHVFIEGCHDVIVHGCGYQTRLASPSLQPAPPPPAPMNQAAGQPAAPPAAAPAPPPGQFNAVISISSSAHIQLRDFAVEADTDEVGILIDGTGDLVVQPGNVIEVQAASNNPAVLSSAQAFNIFGAIDITVEDLFLTASTLPAILAKLVRLLRIDDNRVAMQDVASIWPAIWVSGQEIHIDRNFVGIQSTAIFNEWMSTAVTNDLASSPASASAEATTTAAAPATATAKSSNSSASQKVAAQIAQKRSKATAKQQAANPAAVMVQEADTAVFLSAAVAKNRGGIQIGGRSRSVFVIDNLIQGGRGNGITLGSFDVLDANGNDTSSTIGVIVLQEDPCSTTGTLQPPTTVPTGTGTPGGSIVAGGPLIDILIDHNRILNMGMCGIGPVGFFDLRTVFEIITIENLTITSNTITNVLLRDTAAVNTFGTAASSQASASTNATDTTTSSFATVGTVNAGTSTPYGAISVSSVENLVIRDNAITNFGSKPGIAANGIFILIGEMVEISRNQILETRDWTQTTNDTPVNPGGIHGGIVIAIVTPPSITNATALTASSNALFEPGLPALRVEENVVRVALGQAFVALGLGPFAISNNHFTCGGTIRGRGTPMAQTVLILNLGTAIEAAATTRPSGVNSGLAGYAVAESAPTLSASSNGTVLFTNNICQLEARADRQRSITSVTIISTDNLIFSNNQLWFDSATIDAFFDAFLAAGTLTATGNRFQESAASVYLSGLTVAPFNITTQNISTFCLLVSGANQINTSNLAIVNAFFNNICASLQKQ, from the coding sequence GTGAGCTTCGATACAAGCCGTTTTACCTTCGATCCCTTCAAGAACTACACCGGCGTCGTCATGGAACAGGGCCGCGTCCAGCTCGACTCCGACTGGAACGACTGGCTCGCCCAGCTCTTGCGCCGCATTCAGGCAGGCACGCTCGACATGCTGGGCCACGCCGCGTACCCGGCAACCACCCCCTACGCCTTCCTTATAAACCTCGATGGCACAGGCAATCTCACCATCGGTCCCGGACGGATGTACATCGACGGCCTGCTTGCGGAAAATCACGGCGACCCCGCCGCCGCAACCTGGGACCCCGCCCTGGCCGAGCTCTCCGGCTCGCCGCAGCCCGCGCCGTCGGCGGAGACCGGAGCCATCTCCTTCACCAGCCAACCGTGGCTGCCCGGCGTCACGCTGCCTGCAGGCGGCGGCACCTTCCTAGCGTATCTCGACGTCTGGACACGCGCGGTCACCTATCTTGAGGACTCGAACCTCATCGACCCCGCCGTCGGCATCGACACCACGGGCCGCCTTCAGACCGTGTGGCAGGTCAAGCTCGCCGCCATGAACGCAGGCGTCACCTGCGCCACTGCGGGCAGCCCATGGCCAGCGGACTCAAGCGGCCTGCTGACCACAGCGCCCATCGCCAACACACCCTCCGGCCCCTGCTGCCTCACGACCAACACCGGTTACACCGGCATGGAAAATCAGAACTACCGCGTCGAGGTCCACATCGGCGGCCCCGTCGGCACCGCCACCTTCAAGTGGTCGCGCGACAATGCCTCGGTCGAAACCGGCGTCACCGGCATCCTCGGCGTGACCAACTCCGTCGGCGTTGCAGCCAGCCAGCTCACCGTGCTCAGCATGGGCCGAGACCAGGTGCTCGGCTTCGCCCCCGGCAACTGGATCGAAGTCATCGATGACGACCTTGAGCTGGCCGGTCTGCCCGGCGAGCTGCATCTCATCGACACCATCGACTTCGCCGCCAAGACCATTACCCTCGACAGCAACGTCAGCGCCGCGAGCTTCCCCGTCGATGGCTCCAACCAGACCACGCCCAGCCGCCACACCCGCATCCGCCGCTGGGACCAGTCCGGCAAAGTCTTCGCCAGCGACGGCACCACCCTCATCACCGACCTCGGCGCCGCCGGCAGCACCGGCGCAATCCCCATCCCCGCCGCCGGAGCCGCAGTCATCCTCGAGAACGGCGTCACCGTCTCCTTCAGCCTCAGCTCGTCCACCGGCTCCTTCAACACCGGCGACTTCTGGACCTTCGCCGCCCGCACCGCCGACGGCAGCATCGAGCAGCTCAACAACGCTCCGCCACGCGGAATCCACCACCACTACACCGGCCTCTCCGTCGTCAACTTTGCCACCGGAACTGCCACCGACTGCCGCAATCCCTTCGAGCCCTGCGAGGGCGGTGGGTGCGGCTGCTGCACCGTCACCGTAGGCGATGGCGTCGAAAGCTTCGGCCAGTACACCTCCATTAATGACGCCATCAAAGCCTTGCCCGACGCAGGCGGCGAGGTCTGCATCCTGCCCGGCCGCTACTACGAGCACGTCTTCATCGAGGGCTGCCACGACGTCATCGTCCACGGTTGCGGCTACCAGACCCGGCTCGCTTCACCCTCTCTCCAGCCTGCGCCGCCGCCACCCGCTCCCATGAACCAGGCGGCTGGCCAACCAGCCGCGCCCCCTGCTGCTGCACCTGCACCGCCTCCCGGTCAGTTCAACGCCGTCATCTCCATTTCAAGCTCGGCGCACATTCAACTGCGCGACTTCGCCGTCGAAGCCGACACCGATGAGGTCGGCATCCTCATCGATGGCACAGGAGATCTGGTCGTCCAGCCCGGCAACGTCATCGAAGTTCAAGCCGCTTCAAACAATCCTGCCGTCTTATCCAGCGCTCAGGCCTTCAACATCTTCGGCGCAATCGACATCACCGTAGAAGACCTCTTCCTTACCGCATCGACCCTGCCCGCAATTCTCGCCAAGCTGGTTCGCCTGCTGCGCATCGACGACAACCGCGTCGCCATGCAGGACGTCGCCAGCATCTGGCCAGCCATCTGGGTCAGCGGTCAGGAGATCCACATCGACCGCAACTTTGTCGGCATCCAATCCACCGCCATATTCAACGAATGGATGTCGACAGCGGTCACCAACGATCTCGCCTCCAGCCCTGCGTCAGCAAGCGCGGAGGCCACCACAACCGCAGCCGCTCCTGCGACAGCCACCGCGAAGAGCTCCAACTCCTCGGCCAGCCAAAAGGTCGCCGCGCAAATAGCGCAGAAGCGTTCCAAGGCGACCGCAAAGCAACAGGCGGCCAATCCCGCAGCGGTCATGGTGCAGGAGGCGGACACGGCCGTCTTCCTGAGCGCAGCGGTCGCCAAAAACCGTGGCGGCATCCAGATCGGCGGCAGGTCGCGCAGCGTCTTCGTCATCGACAACCTCATCCAGGGCGGGCGCGGCAACGGCATCACCCTCGGCAGCTTCGACGTCCTCGACGCCAACGGCAACGACACCAGCTCGACCATCGGCGTCATCGTCTTGCAGGAAGACCCCTGCTCCACCACCGGAACCCTGCAGCCGCCCACCACAGTCCCTACCGGAACCGGCACGCCCGGAGGCTCCATCGTCGCTGGCGGCCCACTGATCGACATTCTCATCGACCACAACCGCATCCTCAACATGGGCATGTGCGGCATCGGGCCCGTGGGCTTCTTCGATCTGCGCACGGTCTTTGAAATCATCACCATCGAAAATCTCACCATCACCTCAAACACCATCACCAACGTCCTGCTGCGCGACACCGCCGCCGTCAACACTTTCGGCACCGCCGCAAGCTCGCAGGCCTCCGCCAGTACCAATGCAACCGACACAACCACAAGTTCGTTCGCCACCGTCGGGACCGTCAATGCCGGAACCTCGACCCCTTACGGGGCCATCAGCGTCTCTTCCGTCGAAAACCTCGTCATTCGCGACAACGCCATCACCAACTTCGGCAGCAAGCCCGGCATCGCGGCCAACGGCATCTTCATCCTCATCGGCGAGATGGTCGAGATCAGCCGCAACCAAATCCTCGAAACCCGCGACTGGACTCAGACCACCAACGACACTCCCGTCAATCCGGGCGGGATCCATGGCGGCATCGTGATCGCCATCGTCACGCCTCCTTCGATCACCAACGCCACTGCGCTCACCGCGTCTTCCAACGCCCTCTTTGAACCCGGCCTCCCCGCTCTCCGTGTGGAAGAAAATGTCGTTCGCGTAGCCCTCGGCCAAGCCTTCGTCGCCCTCGGCCTCGGCCCCTTCGCCATCTCCAACAATCACTTCACCTGCGGCGGCACCATCCGCGGCCGGGGAACACCGATGGCCCAGACCGTACTCATTCTTAATCTCGGCACCGCCATCGAAGCCGCCGCCACGACTCGTCCTTCCGGGGTCAACAGCGGATTGGCCGGCTACGCCGTTGCGGAGTCTGCCCCAACTCTCTCTGCATCCTCCAACGGCACCGTGCTCTTCACAAACAACATCTGCCAGTTGGAAGCGCGCGCCGACCGTCAGCGCTCCATCACCTCCGTCACCATCATCAGCACCGACAACCTCATCTTTTCGAACAATCAACTCTGGTTCGACAGCGCCACCATCGATGCGTTCTTCGACGCTTTTCTCGCCGCAGGTACCCTCACGGCCACCGGCAATCGCTTCCAGGAATCCGCGGCCTCCGTTTACTTATCCGGCCTCACCGTCGCACCCTTCAACATCACCACGCAGAACATCTCCACCTTCTGCCTGCTCGTCAGCGGCGCAAACCAGATCAATACCTCCAACCTCGCCATCGTCAATGCGTTTTTTAACAACATCTGCGCCAGCCTTCAAAAGCAGTAG
- a CDS encoding putative baseplate assembly protein, translated as MSCTETSGTSGCTCGCCSGISIETPVGENNLPGLSAIAYRTGTWATFRESMLARLSSADYPALAYLTTRDTDDFSIALLDASSVVLDILTFYQERLANESYLRTATQLRSLTELARLINYQPAPGISAETYLAFTIKAATGLPSNPNTPAITIPAGTQVQNVPAQNQSPQYFETSADILAKADWNALPISTGQPWIPPGGDGIYLDGTTTQLNPGDSLLLLGIDREEWTPTSTPNEQWDVVTLNQVIVDTQNSLTWVGWDTRLTHRTGSGTSPATWTTAKVFAFRQKAALFGSTAPDPNLFVNAKTPAKTSLPGLIDVNTPTSWIWKNFTIASSSQIDLDTTYSKVVVDTWFALVASGDVQLYKVASVAPVARSGFAISAKITRLSADYTDSNIGTYFPLQATSVLAQSEELVIASQPFDYALYGAILDIDAFRPDLVGAQAVAITGKAQKLSVDTSASSLSFQPDDGSNPLALKPGDIVTLIDPSPLPLNTDGSIPDWIGSDDTRNLRVSDASGRTGTISASLSAFSLSPSSKSDPDIQEFALVSSVLAVNTPSPHTQILLESPLTNCYDRTMTTVNANVGLATAGRSVSEIMGSGSAATPNQSFVLRQQPLTYVQSPTPTGRLSTLQVRANGVAWKEVATLYQQKPSATVFSTLNQADSTTEVLFGDGVGNSGEGATLPTGQNNIQATYRIGSGAATNVAAATITTLIDRPLGVSGVINPESATGGQDPQSITDVRRNAPLSVLTLGRAVSITDYQNYAATFAGIAKAYAIWIPSGPSRGVFLTVAGAGGVALPPGNPTLGNLVTSLHNYGNPLIPLTVVTFLETLFSFSADVAYDPNYDSTVVEAAIVQSLRQKYSFACRSFGQGVSGDEIAAFIQAIPGVVAVNVKTLTVGATSAAGDLSSGNWSVYAYNQWNANPITLNRPSSGSYMRICPAIPVASPDSPPQPAEVLVLDPNPKAVALGVMA; from the coding sequence ATGAGCTGCACGGAAACCTCCGGCACATCCGGCTGCACCTGCGGCTGCTGCTCCGGCATCAGTATCGAGACGCCGGTCGGCGAGAACAACCTGCCCGGCCTCTCCGCGATCGCCTATCGCACCGGGACCTGGGCCACCTTCCGCGAGTCGATGCTGGCACGCCTCTCCAGTGCCGACTACCCAGCGCTCGCCTACCTCACCACCCGCGACACCGATGACTTCAGCATCGCCCTGCTCGACGCCAGCTCCGTCGTCCTCGACATCCTCACCTTCTACCAGGAACGTCTCGCCAACGAGAGCTACCTGCGCACCGCCACTCAGCTTCGCTCTCTGACCGAACTTGCACGCCTCATCAACTATCAGCCCGCACCGGGCATCTCGGCTGAAACCTATCTCGCCTTCACGATCAAGGCCGCAACCGGCCTGCCGTCAAACCCAAACACCCCGGCCATCACCATCCCCGCTGGCACGCAGGTACAGAATGTCCCCGCGCAGAACCAGTCTCCGCAGTACTTCGAGACATCGGCCGACATTCTTGCCAAGGCCGACTGGAACGCCCTTCCCATCTCCACCGGCCAGCCGTGGATACCACCCGGCGGCGACGGTATCTATCTCGACGGCACAACCACCCAACTTAACCCCGGCGATTCTCTTCTACTTCTGGGCATCGACCGCGAAGAGTGGACGCCCACTTCTACTCCCAACGAGCAGTGGGACGTGGTGACGCTCAACCAGGTCATCGTGGACACGCAGAACAGCCTCACCTGGGTCGGATGGGACACACGTCTCACCCACCGCACCGGATCGGGCACATCCCCAGCAACGTGGACCACCGCCAAGGTATTCGCCTTCCGCCAGAAGGCCGCGCTCTTCGGCAGCACCGCCCCCGACCCCAATCTTTTCGTCAACGCCAAGACTCCCGCAAAGACCAGCCTGCCCGGCCTGATCGATGTCAACACCCCAACCTCGTGGATATGGAAGAACTTCACCATCGCCTCCAGCAGCCAGATCGATCTCGACACCACCTACTCGAAGGTCGTCGTCGACACATGGTTCGCCCTTGTAGCCTCCGGCGACGTTCAACTCTACAAGGTCGCCTCGGTTGCTCCCGTCGCACGTTCAGGCTTCGCCATCAGCGCAAAGATCACCCGCCTCTCCGCCGATTACACCGACTCCAACATCGGCACCTATTTCCCGCTCCAAGCAACCTCCGTCCTGGCCCAGAGCGAAGAGCTCGTCATCGCCAGCCAACCCTTCGACTACGCACTCTACGGTGCCATCCTCGATATCGATGCCTTCCGTCCCGATCTCGTCGGAGCGCAGGCCGTGGCCATCACCGGCAAGGCGCAGAAGCTCAGCGTAGACACCTCCGCGTCCAGCCTCTCTTTCCAGCCCGACGACGGCTCCAATCCCCTTGCGCTCAAGCCCGGCGACATCGTTACGCTGATCGACCCCAGTCCCCTGCCCCTCAACACAGACGGCTCAATCCCCGACTGGATCGGCTCCGACGATACGCGCAACCTCCGCGTCTCCGACGCCAGCGGACGCACCGGCACTATCAGCGCCTCGCTCTCGGCCTTCTCACTCTCCCCCTCCAGCAAGTCTGATCCGGACATACAGGAGTTCGCGCTCGTCTCCTCCGTGCTGGCCGTCAACACACCCAGTCCGCACACGCAGATCCTGCTTGAGTCCCCCCTGACCAACTGCTACGACCGCACCATGACCACGGTCAACGCCAACGTCGGCCTCGCCACCGCTGGCCGCTCCGTCAGCGAGATCATGGGAAGCGGTTCCGCCGCCACGCCGAACCAGAGCTTTGTGCTGCGCCAGCAACCGCTAACCTACGTGCAGTCGCCAACTCCCACCGGCCGGCTCAGTACCCTCCAGGTCCGCGCCAACGGAGTCGCCTGGAAAGAAGTCGCCACCCTCTACCAGCAGAAGCCCTCGGCCACCGTCTTCTCCACGCTCAATCAGGCCGACAGCACCACCGAAGTCCTCTTTGGCGATGGCGTCGGCAACAGCGGCGAAGGAGCCACGCTGCCCACAGGCCAGAACAATATTCAGGCTACCTATCGCATCGGCTCGGGAGCAGCCACCAACGTCGCCGCCGCCACTATCACCACGCTCATCGACCGCCCGCTCGGCGTCAGCGGCGTCATCAATCCCGAGTCCGCCACCGGCGGCCAGGACCCGCAATCGATCACCGACGTCCGCCGCAACGCTCCGCTCTCCGTCCTCACTCTCGGCCGTGCCGTCTCCATCACCGACTATCAGAACTACGCCGCCACCTTCGCAGGCATCGCCAAGGCCTATGCCATCTGGATTCCCAGCGGCCCCAGCCGTGGCGTCTTCCTCACCGTCGCCGGAGCCGGAGGCGTGGCCCTGCCTCCGGGCAATCCGACCCTCGGCAATCTCGTCACCTCGCTGCACAACTACGGCAATCCGCTCATCCCGCTCACTGTCGTCACGTTTCTCGAAACGCTCTTCAGCTTCTCCGCCGACGTAGCCTACGACCCCAACTACGACTCGACCGTCGTCGAGGCCGCCATCGTTCAGTCGCTCCGCCAGAAATACAGCTTCGCCTGCCGCAGCTTCGGGCAAGGCGTCTCAGGAGACGAGATCGCCGCATTCATTCAGGCGATTCCCGGCGTCGTCGCGGTGAACGTGAAGACGCTCACCGTAGGAGCGACGAGCGCCGCCGGAGACCTCTCCAGTGGAAACTGGTCGGTCTACGCCTACAACCAGTGGAATGCGAACCCGATCACTCTCAACCGTCCATCGTCAGGATCGTACATGCGCATCTGCCCGGCCATTCCCGTGGCCAGCCCTGATTCTCCGCCGCAACCCGCCGAGGTTCTTGTCCTCGATCCCAATCCCAAGGCCGTAGCTCTGGGGGTGATGGCATGA
- a CDS encoding UDP-glucose--hexose-1-phosphate uridylyltransferase, whose translation MNPLAQKNPHRRFNPLKQEWVLVSPNRTQRPWQGQMEKPVIAAALRYDPDCYLCPGNVRAGGARTDKYASTYVFENDYAALKLDAPLFSSDEEGKGILVAEGESGICRVICFSPRHDLTLAKMSVPEIRKVVDVWDEQFKELGSRDDISYVQVFENRGAMMGASNPHPHGQIWASRSIPNEVVSELAGQKAYLDEHGCCLLCAYRELEVRLGERVIAKNDSFVAVVPYWAVWPFEVMILPLRHIADLESMTDAERDDFAAMLQAVTSTYDRVFDTPFPYSMGLHPKPSDGEEHPEWHFHAHFYPPLLRSATIRKFMVGYELLGSPQRDITAESAAEVLRQAAARSV comes from the coding sequence GTGAATCCATTAGCGCAGAAAAACCCTCATCGCCGGTTCAACCCATTGAAGCAGGAGTGGGTCCTGGTCTCGCCGAACCGCACGCAGCGGCCCTGGCAGGGACAGATGGAGAAGCCCGTCATTGCGGCGGCCCTGAGGTACGATCCCGATTGCTATCTGTGTCCGGGTAATGTTCGCGCCGGTGGTGCACGTACGGACAAGTACGCCAGCACCTATGTCTTTGAGAACGACTATGCGGCATTGAAGCTCGATGCTCCTTTATTTTCAAGCGACGAGGAAGGCAAGGGAATTCTGGTCGCCGAAGGGGAGAGCGGCATTTGCCGGGTGATCTGTTTTTCGCCGCGGCATGACCTGACGCTCGCGAAGATGTCGGTGCCTGAGATTCGGAAGGTGGTCGATGTCTGGGACGAGCAGTTCAAAGAACTGGGTTCGCGGGACGATATCTCTTACGTTCAGGTCTTTGAGAACCGAGGTGCGATGATGGGCGCGAGCAATCCCCATCCGCATGGGCAGATCTGGGCGAGCCGGTCGATTCCGAACGAGGTCGTCTCCGAGCTTGCAGGGCAGAAGGCTTATCTCGATGAGCATGGCTGCTGCCTGCTCTGCGCTTACCGGGAGCTGGAGGTCCGGCTCGGCGAGCGGGTGATTGCAAAGAACGACAGCTTTGTTGCCGTGGTTCCTTACTGGGCGGTGTGGCCGTTCGAGGTGATGATTCTGCCGCTGCGGCATATCGCCGATCTGGAGAGCATGACCGATGCGGAGCGGGACGACTTTGCCGCCATGCTGCAGGCGGTGACTTCGACCTACGACCGGGTCTTCGATACGCCTTTTCCTTATTCGATGGGGCTGCATCCGAAGCCTTCTGATGGGGAGGAGCATCCTGAATGGCACTTCCATGCTCACTTCTATCCGCCGCTGCTGCGGTCGGCGACGATTCGGAAGTTCATGGTTGGGTATGAGCTACTGGGTTCTCCGCAGCGGGACATTACGGCGGAGAGTGCGGCTGAGGTGCTGCGGCAGGCGGCAGCACGTTCGGTTTGA